One stretch of Aquimarina sp. Aq107 DNA includes these proteins:
- the gldL gene encoding gliding motility protein GldL: MANSKSSKKLMNMVYGLGAAVVILGALFKIMHWPFGNEMLIIGLITEALVFTVSAFEPVDDELDWSLVYPELAGGSKRDKKEAQTPEGLLSKKLDDMLKEARLDTNLMNSLGESIRNFEGAAKGIAPSVDAIQGTKKYSEEMAAAATHLESLNSLYKVQLESSAKQAEANAAIADNAKALEEQMKSLSSNLSSLNGVYGGMLSAMNRN; the protein is encoded by the coding sequence ATGGCAAATTCAAAATCAAGCAAGAAGTTAATGAACATGGTATACGGTCTCGGAGCGGCTGTAGTAATCCTTGGAGCTTTATTTAAAATTATGCACTGGCCTTTTGGAAACGAGATGCTTATCATCGGTCTTATTACAGAAGCACTTGTATTTACAGTTTCTGCATTCGAACCAGTAGATGATGAATTAGATTGGTCTCTAGTATATCCAGAATTAGCTGGTGGAAGTAAAAGAGATAAGAAAGAAGCTCAAACTCCTGAAGGTTTATTATCTAAGAAATTAGATGATATGCTTAAAGAAGCTAGATTAGATACAAATTTAATGAATAGTCTTGGAGAAAGTATCCGTAACTTCGAAGGTGCTGCTAAAGGTATTGCACCTAGTGTAGATGCTATCCAAGGAACTAAAAAATACAGTGAAGAAATGGCTGCTGCCGCGACTCACTTAGAATCTTTGAACAGCTTGTACAAAGTACAATTAGAATCTTCTGCAAAACAAGCTGAAGCTAATGCTGCAATTGCTGATAACGCTAAAGCGCTTGAAGAGCAAATGAAGAGCTTGTCTAGTAACCTGTCTTCTCTTAATGGAGTGTATGGTGGTATGTTAAGTGCTATGAACAGAAACTAG
- a CDS encoding ABC-F family ATP-binding cassette domain-containing protein: MLNIHNLSISFGGEYLFEEIAFRLNAGDRVGLVGKNGAGKSTMLKILSKEQEPDSGQIAMDKEIKIGFLKQDIDFVLGRTVLEESYEAFTEIKKIEREIDKINTQLAERTDYESESYNQLITDLSDYTHQYEILGGYNYQGETERVLQGLGFVREDFDKLTDTFSGGWRMRIELAKLLLQNNDVLLLDEPTNHLDIESIIWLEGFLKNYVGVVVIVSHDKMFLDNVTNRTIEISLGRIYDYNKPYSKYLVLRKEIRDQQLATQKNQSKQIEQTEKLIEKFRAKASKASMAQSLIKKLDKVERIEVDEDDNAVMNISFPISVQPGKVVIEAEKVGKNYGEKEILKDINLLVERGSKTAFVGQNGQGKSTLAKIIIDEISHVGNLKLGHNVQIGYFAQNQSEYLDGELTIHDTMINAANEKTRSKVRDMLGAFLFRGDEVEKKVKVLSGGERNRLALCKMLLEPFNVLVMDEPTNHLDIKSKNILKEALKSFEGTLILVSHDRDFLQGLTNTVYEFKNKQIKEYLGDIDYYLEQRRVDDLRDIEKKDKQAKSISNTKETAKQSYESQKKLKSLNNKLSNIESKINKLEKEIKEIDVELAINYDQTIAQPDFFDKYQAKKENLASLMETWETLQEEIDKLS, encoded by the coding sequence ATGTTAAACATACATAACCTTTCAATTTCGTTTGGAGGAGAATATCTTTTCGAAGAAATTGCCTTTAGATTAAATGCCGGAGATAGAGTTGGACTAGTAGGGAAAAATGGTGCTGGAAAGTCCACTATGCTTAAAATTTTATCCAAAGAACAAGAACCAGATTCTGGTCAGATAGCGATGGATAAAGAAATAAAAATTGGTTTTCTAAAGCAGGATATTGATTTTGTTTTAGGGAGAACAGTGTTGGAAGAGTCGTATGAAGCCTTCACAGAAATCAAGAAGATTGAAAGGGAAATAGATAAGATTAATACTCAACTAGCAGAACGTACTGATTATGAAAGCGAGAGTTATAACCAATTGATAACAGACCTAAGTGATTATACGCATCAATATGAAATTCTAGGAGGATATAATTATCAAGGAGAAACCGAACGCGTGTTGCAAGGTTTAGGGTTTGTAAGGGAGGATTTTGATAAACTAACGGATACTTTTTCTGGAGGTTGGCGCATGAGAATTGAATTGGCAAAGTTGTTATTGCAAAATAATGATGTACTCCTGTTGGATGAGCCTACTAATCATTTAGATATTGAGTCTATTATATGGTTAGAAGGTTTTCTGAAAAACTATGTAGGCGTAGTAGTTATAGTTTCTCATGATAAAATGTTTTTGGATAATGTTACTAATAGAACTATAGAAATATCATTAGGTCGAATTTACGACTATAATAAACCGTATTCTAAGTATTTAGTGCTTCGTAAGGAAATAAGAGATCAGCAATTAGCAACACAAAAAAATCAATCTAAACAGATTGAACAGACCGAAAAGCTTATCGAAAAATTTAGAGCGAAAGCCTCAAAAGCTTCTATGGCGCAATCGCTTATTAAGAAATTGGATAAAGTAGAACGTATTGAAGTAGACGAAGACGATAATGCAGTAATGAACATCAGTTTTCCTATAAGTGTGCAGCCAGGTAAAGTAGTTATAGAGGCAGAAAAAGTTGGTAAAAACTATGGAGAAAAGGAGATTCTAAAAGATATTAATTTATTAGTAGAACGCGGTTCTAAAACAGCTTTTGTGGGCCAGAATGGGCAAGGAAAATCTACATTAGCTAAAATTATAATAGATGAGATATCACATGTCGGTAATCTGAAACTAGGTCATAATGTACAGATAGGATATTTTGCACAGAATCAATCAGAATATCTCGATGGTGAATTAACAATTCATGATACTATGATTAATGCTGCAAATGAAAAAACCCGAAGTAAAGTGAGGGATATGTTAGGAGCATTTTTATTTAGAGGAGATGAAGTAGAGAAAAAGGTAAAGGTTCTTTCTGGAGGCGAGCGTAATCGATTAGCCCTTTGTAAAATGCTTTTAGAGCCTTTTAATGTGCTTGTAATGGATGAGCCCACAAACCATTTAGATATTAAATCTAAAAATATTTTGAAGGAAGCATTAAAAAGTTTTGAAGGGACTTTGATTTTAGTATCTCATGATAGAGATTTTCTTCAGGGGTTAACCAATACTGTATATGAATTTAAGAATAAACAGATAAAAGAATATCTGGGAGATATAGATTATTATTTAGAACAAAGAAGAGTAGATGATCTTCGAGATATAGAAAAGAAAGATAAACAAGCTAAATCTATTTCTAATACGAAGGAAACTGCTAAGCAATCGTATGAGAGTCAGAAAAAGTTAAAATCATTAAATAATAAACTTAGTAATATAGAATCTAAGATCAACAAACTAGAAAAAGAAATAAAAGAAATAGACGTAGAGTTAGCTATTAATTATGATCAAACTATTGCTCAACCTGATTTCTTTGACAAATATCAGGCGAAAAAAGAAAATTTAGCTTCATTGATGGAAACTTGGGAAACATTGCAGGAAGAAATTGATAAATTATCTTAA
- a CDS encoding DUF983 domain-containing protein, producing MSFLKGTKIYSIFTGTCPVCQNESMYKDNNPYKLGKIFQMHERCSHCNTKYKIEPSFFYGAMYVSYGVGIAFAVAAFVIGNLFLELNLLNSFFVIVGTLIFFFPIILRLSRNIWINLFMHYGKKKNLS from the coding sequence ATGAGCTTCTTAAAAGGAACTAAAATCTACAGCATTTTTACAGGGACATGTCCAGTTTGTCAAAATGAAAGTATGTATAAGGATAATAATCCATACAAACTTGGAAAAATCTTTCAAATGCATGAGCGTTGTAGTCACTGCAATACAAAATACAAGATAGAGCCCTCTTTTTTTTATGGCGCTATGTATGTAAGCTACGGTGTTGGCATCGCATTTGCAGTTGCGGCGTTTGTGATTGGCAACCTATTTCTAGAACTTAATTTGTTAAATAGCTTCTTTGTAATAGTAGGAACACTAATATTCTTCTTTCCTATAATTCTTAGGTTATCAAGAAACATCTGGATTAATCTTTTTATGCATTATGGTAAAAAGAAAAACTTATCTTAA
- the gldM gene encoding gliding motility protein GldM, translated as MAGGKLSPRQKMINLMYLVFIAMMALNMSKEVLSAFGLMNEKLTAANTIATERNSAFMTGLADKVSEQPEKYTPLKQKADEISTYSNEFNAYVEQLKSELLETADDPTDYETMDKPDALDTKFFEGGKTSAAASEFLEKIKTYREGVVTAIRSVKEVDGQVATDVEKAFSTEDVENRDKVKVDWLKYNFEGFPLVASLTKLTQMQADVKTTESKVLSALLAGQQASELSFSNYEAIVVPDKTAFFSGEKFKGRIVLGRFDATLKPTKVMVNGKEQTEVQNGQIMLDFPAGNVGERKIDGVLEFKEGDSIIPIKIQSTYAVIPKPNSAVISADKMNVVYRGVQNPMTISIPGVPAVSASAPGLKKSGGAGKYVMNVTTVKAREVAIKVSGKLPNGTTVSDSKKFRIKDIPRPVGTARGEDGSIKMSKSGLDKASIGAILPDFDFDIKLDVTSFKFKVSGQPTINVRGRRLDSRAKSALKKAKRGSTVQVMDIKAQLKTNKGYKLKKISPVIIELTN; from the coding sequence ATGGCAGGAGGAAAATTATCACCAAGGCAGAAGATGATCAATCTTATGTACTTGGTATTTATAGCGATGATGGCATTAAACATGTCAAAAGAAGTATTATCTGCATTCGGTTTAATGAATGAAAAACTTACAGCAGCTAATACTATTGCTACTGAGCGTAATTCAGCATTTATGACTGGATTAGCGGACAAAGTTTCAGAACAACCAGAGAAATATACACCACTTAAGCAAAAGGCTGATGAAATCAGTACTTATTCTAACGAATTTAATGCATATGTAGAGCAATTAAAATCTGAGTTGTTAGAAACTGCTGATGATCCTACGGATTATGAGACAATGGATAAGCCTGATGCTTTAGATACTAAATTCTTTGAAGGAGGTAAAACATCAGCAGCTGCGTCAGAATTTCTTGAAAAAATCAAAACATATAGAGAAGGAGTTGTTACAGCTATCCGTTCTGTAAAAGAAGTTGATGGTCAAGTAGCAACTGATGTTGAGAAAGCTTTTTCTACCGAAGATGTAGAAAACAGAGATAAAGTAAAAGTAGACTGGTTGAAATATAATTTTGAAGGTTTTCCTTTAGTAGCTTCTCTTACTAAGTTAACTCAGATGCAAGCAGATGTAAAAACAACAGAAAGTAAAGTATTATCTGCTTTATTAGCTGGACAGCAAGCTTCTGAACTATCATTTAGTAATTATGAAGCGATAGTTGTTCCGGATAAGACTGCTTTCTTTAGTGGAGAGAAGTTTAAAGGACGTATTGTTCTTGGTCGTTTTGACGCTACTTTAAAACCAACCAAAGTAATGGTTAATGGTAAGGAGCAAACTGAAGTTCAAAATGGTCAGATTATGTTAGATTTCCCAGCAGGAAATGTTGGAGAAAGAAAAATAGATGGTGTACTTGAGTTTAAAGAAGGTGATTCTATTATACCAATTAAGATTCAGAGTACTTATGCTGTAATTCCAAAACCAAATTCGGCGGTAATTTCAGCTGATAAAATGAATGTGGTTTATAGAGGAGTTCAGAATCCTATGACAATTTCTATTCCTGGAGTTCCTGCAGTTAGTGCAAGTGCACCTGGTCTAAAGAAAAGTGGAGGAGCTGGTAAATATGTAATGAATGTTACTACAGTTAAAGCTAGAGAGGTTGCTATAAAGGTAAGTGGTAAACTTCCAAACGGAACTACTGTTAGTGATAGTAAGAAATTTAGAATTAAAGATATTCCAAGACCTGTAGGTACTGCAAGAGGTGAAGACGGAAGTATCAAAATGTCAAAAAGTGGTTTAGATAAAGCTTCTATCGGAGCAATACTACCAGATTTCGATTTTGATATTAAGTTAGACGTAACTAGCTTTAAGTTTAAAGTAAGTGGTCAGCCTACTATTAATGTAAGAGGACGTAGATTGGATTCAAGAGCAAAATCTGCACTTAAGAAAGCAAAAAGAGGATCTACAGTTCAGGTAATGGATATCAAAGCTCAGTTAAAAACGAATAAGGGATATAAATTGAAAAAAATATCTCCAGTTATCATTGAGTTAACGAACTAA
- a CDS encoding efflux RND transporter periplasmic adaptor subunit, with translation MRNVILSILGLLLIAGALFGAKTLIDSKTRIKPKSAKVIKTVFVDTIKNGTVPIKITANGNLTAKRRLELFSEVQGVFKGGAKLFKTGQQYQKGQTLIRIDASEYYASVQSAKSNLYNLITSIMPDLRLDYPDIFDKWQNYLTNFDINKVTPELPETTSEKEKYFITGRNIYTTYYNVKNLEQRLSKYRISAPFSGVLTEALVTEGTLIRQGQKLGEFIDTSAYEIEVAVGKEYSDLLKIGESVELSDLNKSKFYTGIVSRINGSVDQATQTITTFIEVKDPSLKEGMYLEANLNARKAENAIEIDRNLLQQGDKIFVVRDSILDIIDVKPVYFSDKKVILTGVPNGDVILNKPVPGAYAGMLVKIYQGKSINSSAADNNVISTNSK, from the coding sequence ATGAGAAACGTAATACTTTCTATTCTTGGATTATTACTAATTGCCGGAGCTTTATTTGGAGCTAAAACACTTATTGATAGTAAAACGAGAATAAAGCCCAAATCTGCTAAGGTTATTAAAACTGTGTTTGTAGACACAATTAAGAATGGTACTGTCCCAATTAAGATAACTGCAAATGGTAATCTGACTGCCAAAAGACGATTAGAATTATTTTCTGAAGTACAGGGAGTTTTTAAAGGAGGTGCCAAACTATTTAAAACAGGTCAACAATATCAAAAAGGACAAACATTAATAAGGATTGATGCTTCTGAGTATTACGCGTCAGTACAATCAGCTAAGAGTAATTTATATAACTTAATTACTTCTATAATGCCGGATTTGCGTCTGGATTATCCTGATATATTTGATAAATGGCAAAATTACCTTACTAATTTTGATATCAATAAGGTAACTCCGGAGCTACCAGAAACTACCTCTGAAAAAGAAAAATATTTTATTACTGGTAGAAATATTTACACTACATATTATAATGTAAAAAATTTAGAACAGCGATTGTCTAAATATAGAATTTCGGCTCCGTTTTCTGGAGTTCTTACAGAAGCTTTGGTTACAGAAGGGACTTTAATTCGTCAAGGGCAAAAGCTAGGAGAATTCATAGATACTAGCGCTTATGAAATCGAAGTAGCCGTAGGAAAAGAATACTCAGATTTATTAAAAATAGGAGAATCAGTAGAACTTTCCGATCTTAATAAATCTAAATTTTATACAGGTATAGTGAGTAGGATAAACGGAAGCGTAGATCAGGCTACACAGACGATTACTACATTTATAGAGGTTAAAGATCCGTCTTTAAAAGAAGGAATGTATTTAGAAGCAAATCTAAATGCCAGAAAAGCAGAGAACGCAATAGAAATTGATCGCAATTTACTTCAGCAAGGAGATAAGATTTTTGTAGTCAGAGATAGTATTTTAGATATTATTGATGTCAAGCCAGTTTATTTTTCTGACAAAAAGGTAATCTTAACTGGAGTTCCAAACGGAGATGTAATCCTTAATAAACCTGTTCCTGGAGCGTATGCAGGAATGCTCGTAAAAATATATCAAGGCAAATCGATAAATTCTTCAGCTGCAGATAATAACGTGATTAGTACCAATTCAAAATAG
- a CDS encoding FAD-binding oxidoreductase, producing the protein MVDYIVVGFGLAGLSFVNKLEDNNKSYLVYENSSEQSSRVAGGLFNPIILKRFTPAWLASEQLQLAMNVYKNIESRLDVPLISMFPILRRFNDVEEQNLWFEACDKPLLKGFLSSDLIKNQNKALEIPFHFGEVKHSGKIDVNAMLRLYLSYIEGKNSLVTESFEYDKLVVKEDFIEYKGVKAKNILFSEGYGLRNNPFFNYLPLQGNKGEYIIIKSEELKLKEAVKSSIFIIPLGDDLYKVGATYNNQDKTPDITVSAKESLENKLNRFLKVAYKVVDQVAGIRPTTRDRRPFIGTHPLYKNLHIINGLGSRGILIGPYVTEKLYASIEKGVTLEKEIDINRYSKLR; encoded by the coding sequence ATGGTAGATTATATAGTTGTTGGATTCGGACTAGCTGGATTATCATTTGTCAATAAGTTAGAAGATAATAATAAGTCATATTTGGTTTATGAGAATAGCTCAGAACAATCTTCTAGGGTTGCGGGAGGATTGTTTAATCCTATAATTCTTAAACGATTTACGCCAGCTTGGTTGGCTTCGGAACAACTGCAGTTAGCAATGAATGTTTACAAAAATATAGAGAGTAGATTAGATGTACCACTAATTTCTATGTTTCCAATTTTGAGACGATTTAATGATGTTGAAGAACAAAATTTATGGTTTGAAGCTTGTGATAAACCGTTATTAAAGGGATTTCTTTCCTCTGATTTAATTAAAAACCAAAATAAGGCTTTAGAGATACCATTTCATTTTGGAGAAGTAAAACATTCCGGAAAAATCGATGTTAATGCAATGTTACGGTTGTATTTATCTTATATAGAAGGAAAGAATTCTTTGGTTACAGAATCTTTTGAGTATGATAAACTAGTAGTCAAAGAGGATTTTATAGAATATAAAGGAGTAAAGGCTAAAAATATACTATTTTCCGAAGGGTATGGGCTGAGAAATAATCCGTTTTTTAATTATTTACCATTGCAAGGAAATAAAGGGGAGTATATTATAATTAAATCAGAAGAGCTAAAACTTAAAGAAGCAGTAAAATCATCTATATTTATTATTCCGCTAGGCGATGATTTGTATAAGGTTGGAGCTACCTATAACAATCAAGATAAGACTCCTGATATTACAGTTTCTGCTAAGGAAAGTTTAGAAAACAAGTTAAATCGTTTCTTAAAAGTAGCATATAAAGTAGTTGATCAAGTGGCAGGTATAAGACCGACAACTAGAGATAGGAGGCCTTTTATAGGGACACATCCACTATATAAAAACCTTCACATAATAAATGGTTTAGGAAGCCGCGGTATATTGATTGGGCCTTATGTGACAGAAAAATTATATGCTAGTATAGAAAAAGGAGTTACTTTAGAGAAAGAAATTGATATTAATCGCTATTCTAAATTAAGATAA
- a CDS encoding MarR family winged helix-turn-helix transcriptional regulator: protein MNDTKAIDLNAHALSWIGKIHYDFGFLVQKAFSENGLDLSKEQWSVLKRLRVNDGQSQNDLAFITHRDKTSMTRLVNTMESKDLVVRKSDENDRRVNRIFLTDYGKEVIEKVTPIMYDLIPAVQESLSNEEIENLIGTLKKIKAKIAEIAD from the coding sequence ATGAATGATACAAAAGCCATTGATTTAAATGCACATGCGTTATCCTGGATAGGAAAGATCCATTATGATTTTGGGTTTCTAGTTCAGAAAGCGTTTAGCGAAAATGGATTGGATTTATCAAAAGAACAATGGAGTGTTTTGAAGCGACTAAGGGTTAATGATGGGCAATCGCAAAATGATTTAGCCTTTATTACACATCGTGATAAAACCTCTATGACTAGATTGGTAAATACAATGGAGAGTAAAGATCTTGTGGTAAGAAAGAGCGATGAGAATGATAGAAGAGTAAATAGAATTTTTCTAACAGATTATGGAAAAGAAGTAATCGAAAAAGTAACTCCTATTATGTATGATTTGATACCAGCTGTGCAAGAAAGTTTGAGTAATGAGGAAATCGAAAATTTGATCGGTACGCTTAAGAAAATAAAAGCTAAAATCGCTGAAATAGCAGATTAA
- the gldK gene encoding gliding motility lipoprotein GldK — MKKFVSLFAIVAMLYSCGGGNRGELVGVKGKKWHPEKPYGMALIPGGSFIMGKSDDDKAALANAPTKTVTVRSFYMDETEVTNSEYRQFVRWVRDSTIRMKLAIMADDLGKTPGDDGIGEYAFLDANTEDMSVYEKYVYDNYSGTGETGYEGRKLNKDIDIEWDTEDYPDEFYTEVMDSLYIPLEESYNGRRTFDVQNFKFRFTWMDIQAAARAKKGRRKDFVKETVIEVYPDTTVWIKDFNYSYNEPMHNDYFWHSSYDDYPVVGVSWEQAKAFCTWRTIEKNSYQKKRNKEFVNYFRLPTEAEWEYAARGGLESGTYPWGGPYALNDRGCFLANFKPLRGNYAADNFLYTVEAKTFEPNDYNLYNMAGNVSEWVQSSYDPAAYEYVSSMNPNVNDDQNKRKVVRGGSWKDVAYFLQVSTRDYEYADSARSYIGFRTVQDYMGTDVTGEDNTQNQN; from the coding sequence ATGAAGAAATTTGTATCACTCTTTGCTATTGTAGCAATGCTCTATAGTTGTGGTGGCGGAAACCGCGGAGAACTAGTCGGAGTAAAGGGTAAAAAATGGCATCCAGAGAAACCTTATGGAATGGCCCTCATCCCCGGAGGATCGTTTATCATGGGTAAATCTGATGATGACAAAGCTGCATTAGCTAATGCACCTACAAAAACAGTTACCGTTCGTTCTTTCTACATGGACGAAACTGAAGTAACCAACAGTGAATATAGACAATTTGTTCGCTGGGTTCGTGATTCTACAATCAGAATGAAGTTGGCTATTATGGCTGATGATTTGGGTAAAACCCCTGGTGATGATGGTATCGGAGAATATGCTTTCCTTGATGCGAACACAGAAGATATGTCTGTTTATGAAAAATATGTATACGATAATTATAGTGGAACAGGTGAAACTGGTTACGAAGGTCGTAAACTTAATAAAGATATAGACATCGAATGGGATACAGAAGATTATCCTGATGAGTTTTATACAGAAGTTATGGATTCTTTATATATACCTTTAGAAGAATCTTATAATGGTAGACGAACATTTGATGTGCAGAATTTTAAATTCAGGTTTACTTGGATGGATATTCAAGCTGCCGCTCGTGCTAAGAAGGGAAGAAGAAAAGATTTTGTTAAGGAAACAGTAATCGAAGTATACCCTGATACTACAGTATGGATTAAAGATTTTAATTATTCTTACAATGAACCAATGCATAATGATTACTTCTGGCATAGTTCATATGATGATTATCCTGTAGTAGGAGTTTCTTGGGAACAAGCAAAAGCCTTTTGTACTTGGAGAACTATCGAAAAAAATTCTTATCAGAAAAAACGTAACAAGGAATTTGTAAACTATTTTAGATTACCTACAGAAGCTGAGTGGGAATACGCAGCTAGAGGAGGTCTGGAATCAGGAACATATCCTTGGGGAGGTCCATATGCATTGAATGATAGAGGTTGTTTCTTAGCGAACTTTAAACCTTTACGTGGTAATTATGCAGCAGATAACTTCCTATATACGGTTGAAGCTAAAACATTTGAGCCTAATGATTATAACTTATATAACATGGCTGGAAATGTTTCAGAATGGGTGCAGTCTTCTTATGATCCTGCGGCCTATGAATATGTGTCATCAATGAACCCGAATGTTAATGATGATCAGAACAAACGAAAAGTTGTACGTGGTGGATCTTGGAAAGATGTTGCTTATTTCCTACAGGTAAGTACGAGAGATTACGAATACGCGGATTCAGCTAGAAGTTATATTGGATTCAGAACGGTACAGGATTATATGGGTACTGACGTTACTGGAGAAGATAATACCCAAAATCAGAATTAG
- the gldN gene encoding gliding motility protein GldN, which yields MNLKNLLLTVLGLFVTLFSFGQANILNADSPEDIGKKTIEQIQADNDLPLEYGYVDKRDVLWAKTTWETIDLDERINFPLYYPIDTVNIGADRRALYDVLLSNVKNGKIQKIYADSYFTETRTLGDLDGTLSKIDTLDLGYEQFNAGEPVDPQYIEVTTISAADISEYKIRGYWYFDKRQGELRYRLLGIAPVAPDVNFINDDEPDMVPLFWVWYPDVREILHNAKAFNRKNTSMPFTYDHVLNARRFNSVIYKEDNIQGDREVNDYIIDNALMQLLESERIKESIRNFEMDMWSY from the coding sequence ATGAATTTGAAAAATTTGTTATTAACCGTTCTTGGCCTATTCGTGACGTTATTTTCGTTTGGTCAAGCCAATATTTTAAATGCTGATAGTCCAGAAGATATTGGAAAAAAAACAATCGAACAGATTCAAGCGGATAATGACCTTCCGTTAGAGTATGGTTATGTTGATAAGCGTGATGTACTTTGGGCAAAAACTACTTGGGAGACGATCGATCTTGATGAGCGTATAAATTTCCCATTATATTATCCTATAGATACGGTTAATATTGGTGCTGATAGACGTGCATTATATGATGTACTATTATCAAATGTTAAGAATGGTAAAATCCAAAAAATTTACGCAGATTCATATTTTACAGAAACACGTACATTAGGTGATCTTGATGGTACTTTGTCTAAAATAGATACGTTAGATTTAGGGTATGAGCAGTTTAATGCTGGTGAGCCTGTAGATCCTCAATATATCGAGGTAACTACAATTAGTGCTGCTGACATTTCGGAATATAAGATCAGAGGATACTGGTATTTTGATAAGCGTCAGGGAGAATTAAGATATAGGCTACTTGGTATTGCTCCAGTTGCACCGGATGTAAACTTTATTAATGATGATGAACCTGATATGGTTCCATTATTTTGGGTTTGGTATCCTGATGTAAGAGAAATACTTCATAATGCAAAGGCTTTTAATAGAAAGAATACTTCGATGCCTTTTACATATGATCACGTACTTAATGCAAGACGATTTAATTCTGTAATTTACAAGGAAGATAACATTCAAGGTGACCGAGAGGTAAATGATTATATCATTGACAATGCTTTGATGCAGTTATTAGAAAGTGAAAGAATTAAAGAAAGTATCAGAAATTTTGAAATGGATATGTGGAGTTACTAA